One Glycine max cultivar Williams 82 chromosome 4, Glycine_max_v4.0, whole genome shotgun sequence DNA segment encodes these proteins:
- the LOC113001466 gene encoding putative wall-associated receptor kinase-like 16: protein MILSRDDTKVVLVAWFLLMISAMSQTIRPSCQNKCGSVNIPYPFGTTENCCLNRNFYVACNTSHNPPKPFLWNVTKNIEILEVSLNGHLRIKSPVAYVCYDEKGVLVDSGNSFMTLQAFHFSYSQNKFIGIGCDTLSTINATIGKNYSAGGCFSLCSSVESSANGSWFGIGFCQTSIPKNILAYQARVLRSNLMHSDMNIPCAYSLLVEEDSFKFSTDDFIKLQKTKTATTVLDWAVGNQTCQEAKKNLTSYACQANSVCIDSDNGPGYLCRCLEGYVGNAYLHGGCQDIDECANPSLNDCSDICLNLPGSYNCSCPKSKSYEGDGRKGGSGCVSNLPHVVNQIVIGTGIGLMLLLIGSGWLFHVFRKRKMVRLTARYFKRNGGLMLQQQIANMEGSSERAKIFTATELKKASENFHESRIIGRGGYGTVYRGILPNDKVVAIKKSKLVDHSQIEQFINEVVVLSQINHRNVVKLLGCCLETEMPLLVYEFVNNGTLFDHIHNKNTTLPWVTRLRIAAETAGVLAYLHSAASIPVIHRDFKSTNILLDDKYTAKVSDFGTSRLVPRDKCQLTTLVQGTLGYLDPEYFQTSQLTEKSDVYSFGVVLAELLTGRRALSFDMPEEERNLALYFLSAVKDDCLFQIVEDCVSEGNSEQVKEVANIAQWCLRLRGEERPTMKEVAMELDSLRMMTTTTTWINAASNSTEYVIGERSGRTETTDYANCHYTTCAGHEDDTICNDVMSPLWDGR, encoded by the exons ATGATTTTATCACGGGATGATACAAAAGTTGTGCTAGTTGCATGGTTTCTATTAATGATCTCAGCAATGTCGCAAACAATTCGTCCTAGCTGCCAAAATAAATGTGGAAGTGTGAACATTCCATATCCTTTTGGTACAACTGAGAACTGCTGCTTGAACAGAAACTTTTATGTTGCTTGTAACACAAGTCACAACCCTCCCAAACCATTTCTGTGGAATGTGACaaaaaatattgagattttAGAGGTGTCGTTGAATGGCCATTTGAGGATAAAATCCCCTGTAGCTTATGTTTGCTATGATGAAAAGGGTGTGCTAGTGGATTCCGGAAATTCATTCATGACTTTGCAAGCATTCCACTTCTCATACTCTCAGAACAAGTTCATTGGAATTGGATGTGACACCCTTTCAACCATCAATGCAACAATTGGGAAAAACTACTCAGCTGGAGGGTGTTTTTCACTTTGTAGTAGTGTAGAAAGTTCAGCCAATGGATCCTGGTTTGGCATTGGTTTCTGCCAAACCTCTATCCCAAAAAACATTTTGGCATATCAAGCTCGTGTCCTGAGATCAAATTTGATGCATAGTGATATGAATATTCCTTGTGCCTACTCTCTTTTGGTTGAAGAGGACTCTTTCAAGTTCTCCACGGATGACTTCATCAAACTTCAGAAGACAAAAACAGCTACCACAGTGCTTGATTGGGCTGTTGGAAATCAGACATGTCAAGAAGCTAAGAAGAATTTAACTAGTTATGCCTGCCAAGCAAATAGTGTATGTATTGATTCTGACAATGGACCAGGGTACCTTTGCAGATGCTTAGAAGGTTATGTGGGAAATGCATACCTTCATGGTGGATGCCAAG ATATTGATGAGTGCGCCAATCCGAGTCTAAATGACTGTTCAGATATTTGCCTTAACCTACCTGGGAGCTATAATTGCTCTTGTCCCAAGAGCAAGAGTTATGAGGGAGATGGCAGAAAAGGAGGTAGTGGCTGTGTCTCGAATCTACCACATGTGGTTAATCAGATTGTGATAG GCACTGGCATAGGCCTTATGCTGTTGTTAATTGGTAGTGGCTGGCTATTCCATGTGTTCCGTAAAAGAAAAATGGTGAGACTCACAGCAAGATATTTTAAGAGAAATGGTGGCTTAATGTTGCAGCAGCAAATTGCGAACATGGAAGGATCATCTGAGAGAGCCAAAATTTTCACTGCAACTGAGCTAAAGAAAGCCTCCGAAAACTTTCATGAGAGCAGAATCATTGGCAGAGGAGGATACGGTACGGTTTATAGGGGAATACTTCCAAATGACAAAGTTGTTGCTATCAAGAAATCAAAACTAGTAGACCACAGCCAAATTGAACAATTCATCAATGAAGTGGTTGTACTGTCCCAAATCAACCACAGAAATGTTGTCAAACTCCTAGGTTGCTGTCTAGAGACAGAAATGCCACTACTGGTTTATGAATTTGTGAACAATGGCACCCTCTTTGACCACATTCACAACAAAAACACCACACTTCCCTGGGTAACACGTCTAAGAATAGCAGCAGAAACGGCTGGTGTGCTTGCATACTTGCATTCTGCTGCCTCCATACCAGTCATCCATAGGGACTTTAAGTCAACTAACATACTGTTGGATGACAAATACACAGCTAAggtttctgactttggaacctcGAGATTGGTTCCACGTGACAAGTGTCAATTAACAACATTGGTTCAGGGAACTCTTGGCTACCTTGACCCTGAGTACTTTCAGACCAGCCAACTAACTGAGAAAAGCGATGTGTATAGCTTCGGTGTCGTGCTTGCGGAGTTGCTAACTGGAAGAAGGGCACTTTCTTTTGACATGCCAGAGGAAGAGAGAAACTTAGCCTTGTATTTCCTTTCAGCTGTGAAGGATGATTGCTTGTTCCAAATTGTAGAGGATTGTGTGAGTGAGGGAAATAGTGAGCAGGTGAAGGAAGTTGCTAACATTGCTCAATGGTGCTTGAGGCTTAGAGGTGAGGAAAGACCTACCATGAAGGAAGTGGCAATGGAATTGGATAGTCTTAGaatgatgacaacaacaacTACATGGATTAATGCCGCATCAAATTCAACAGAATATGTGATTGGTGAAAGATCAGGTCGAACAGAAACAACAGACTATGCTAATTGTCATTATACTACATGTGCTGGGCATGAGGATGACACCATTTGCAACGATGTGATGTCACCGTTATGGGATGGTAGATGA
- the LOC100776707 gene encoding gibberellin 20 oxidase 2, producing MDSGGLLRCELEVLPHVPTNFIWPKEYLVDAQHELQAPVVDLYGFLRGENEATKHAAKLISEACLKHGFFQVINHGVDPHLIRQAHDQMDTFFKLPIHRKLSVHKTPGSMWGYSGAHAHRFSSQLPWKETLSFPYHDNTLEPVVTNYFKSTIGEDFEQTGETFQKYCGAMKQLGMKLIELLAMSLGVDRLHYRDLFEEGCSIMRCNNYPSCQQPSLTLGTGPHCDPTSLTILHQDHVGGLHVFADNKWQTVPPRLDAFVVNIGDTFTALSNGRYKSCLHRAVVNKYKERKSLAFFLCPKEDKLVRAPNDIVSMDGTKHYPDFTWSHLLHFTQNHYRADQATLPNFTKWLLSSKTTHTS from the exons ATGGATTCAGGTGGTCTCTTGCGGTGTGAACTAGAGGTTCTGCCCCACGTGCCAACCAATTTCATTTGGCCAAAGGAGTACTTGGTGGATGCACAACACGAGCTCCAAGCACCAGTGGTGGACCTTTATGGCTTTCTCAGAGGGGAAAACGAGGCTACAAAACATGCTGCTAAGCTCATAAGTGAAGCTTGCTTGAAACATGGCTTCTTCCAAGTGATCAACCACGGGGTTGATCCACACCTCATTCGTCAAGCACATGATCAAATGGACACTTTCTTCAAGCTCCCAATTCATAGGAAATTGAGTGTTCATAAGACACCCGGTTCCATGTGGGGCTACTCTGGTGCACATGCTCATCGCTTCTCCTCCCAATTGCCATGGAAGGAAACCCTCTCTTTCCCATACCATGACAACACCTTAGAGCCTGTTGTAACAAACTACTTCAAATCCACCATAGGAGAAGACTTTGAACAAACCGG AGAGACATTCCAGAAATACTGTGGAGCTATGAAGCAATTGGGAATGAAACTGATAGAGCTATTGGCAATGAGCTTAGGCGTGGATCGGTTGCATTATAGGGACTTGTTTGAAGAAGGGTGCTCTATCATGAGATGCAACAATTACCCATCTTGCCAACAACCGAGCCTCACACTCGGGACAGGACCACACTGTGATCCAACGTCGTTAACCATACTTCACCAAGATCATGTTGGAGGCCTTCATGTATTTGCAGACAACAAATGGCAGACGGTTCCTCCTCGTCTGGATGCATTTGTAGTGAACATTGGAGACACCTTCACG GCATTATCGAATGGGAGATACAAAAGTTGCCTCCATAGGGCAGTGGTGAACAAGTACAAGGAGAGGAAGTCCTTGGCGTTCTTTCTATGCCCAAAAGAAGACAAGTTGGTGAGAGCCCCAAATGATATTGTGAGCATGGATGGCACCAAACACTATCCCGATTTTACATGGTCACATTTGCTTCACTTCACGCAAAACCACTATAGAGCAGACCAAGCTACACTACCAAACTTCACCAAGTGGTTGTTATCCTCCAAAACCACACACACTAGCTAG